In Gymnogyps californianus isolate 813 chromosome 6, ASM1813914v2, whole genome shotgun sequence, a single window of DNA contains:
- the INA gene encoding alpha-internexin produces MSYSAEPAALAASYRHLFAEAPRRPEGAAGRRARPGAEPGPGRERSAEPRRGRASEKEQLRGLNERFAGYIERVRALEERNRALAAELAALRQRSAEPRRLGELLGGELRALRARLEEAHGERAQAALERARLAEETQRLRARCEEEARGRAEAEQALRSRQQAAEGAARARADLERRAAALREELAALRSAHAEQLAQLGAALRAAAPPAPAPAPAGRPDLAAALRELRAQYEALAARNLQAAEDWYRARCARLHERAARSQEAVRASRREAGECRRQLQARLAEMESLRGAHQSLERQLQELEERHSAEAAGLQDTIGQLEDDLRNTKNEMAQHLREYQDLLNVKMALDIEIAAYRKLLEGEETLFSMGSVGLSALNPLPNPTYSFQPRGFSSSTLSFKEEEQGEVIKVTSKISTSRAEMIEGTVTSAKKRGRLNLHEGIVANAKM; encoded by the exons CCGCGGCGCCCcgagggggcggcgggccggcggGCGCGCCCGGGcgcggagccggggccggggcgggagcgCAGCGCCgagccgcggcgggggcgggccaGCGAGAAGGAGCAGCTGCGGGGCCTCAACGAGCGCTTCGCCGGCTACATCGAGCGGGTGCGGGCGCTGGAGGAGCGGAACCGGGCGCTGGCGGCGGAGCTGGCGGCGCTGCGGCAGCGGTCGGCCGAGCCGCGCCGGCTGGGCGAGCTGCTGGGCGGCGAGCTGCGCGCCCTGCGCGCCCGCCTGGAGGAGGCGCACGGGGAGCGGGCGCAGGCGGCGCTGGAGCGGGCGCGCCTGGCCGAGGAGACGCAGCGGCTGCGGGCGCGCTGCGAGGAGGAGGCGCGGGGCCGCGCCGAGGCGGAGCAGGCGCTGCGCTCCCGGCAGCAGGCGGCCGAGGGGGCCGCCCGCGCCCGCGCCGACCTggagcggcgggcggcggcgctgcgGGAGGAGCTGGCGGCGCTGCGCAGCGCCCACGCCgagcagctggcacagctgggcgccgcgctccgcgccgccgcgcccccggccccggccccggccccggccgggcGGCCCGACCTGGCGGCGGCGCTGCGGGAGCTGCGCGCCCAGTACGAGGCGCTGGCGGCCCGCAACCTGCAGGCGGCCGAGGACTGGTACCGCGCCCGCTGCGCCCGCCTCCACGAGCGGGCGGCCCGCAGCCAGGAGGCCGTCCGCGCCAGCCGCCGGGAGGCCGGCGAGTGCCGCCGCCAGCTCCAGGCCCGCCTCGCGGAGATGGAGAGCCTGCGCGGCGCCCACCAGTCCTTggagaggcagctgcaggagctggaggagcgGCACAGCGCCGAGGCCGCCGGCCTGCAG GACACCATTGGGCAGCTGGAGGACGACCTGCGAAACACCAAAAACGAGATGGCTCAGCACTTGAGGGAGTACCAAGACCTGCTTAATGTCAAGATGGCCCTTGATATCGAGATAGCTGCCTACAG gaagctgctggagggagaggagaccCTCTTCAGCATGGGAAGCGTCGGCCTTTCAGCACTCAATCCCCTCCCCAACCCCACTTACTCCTTCCAGCCAAGAGGCTTTAGTTCCTCTACTCTGTCCTTCAAGGAGGAGGAGCAAGGAGAGGTTATTAAAGTGACCTCTAAAATATCAACCAGCAGGGCTGAGATGATTGAGGGGACCGTAACCTCTGCCAAGAAAAGAGGGAGATTAAACCTGCATGAAGGAATTGTTGCGAATGCAAAAATGTAA